From Stenotrophomonas nitritireducens, the proteins below share one genomic window:
- a CDS encoding type II secretion system F family protein produces MMMPLLLGSLAVLLVAVAMGLWWGLATRVQQRAAASHADTRLSRPDPQRAAEEARNQRPPSQRWAELLRRAGLKDSARTLLLIALPGIAITIGAGLRLGSAWFGAFVLLLYLLGVALWLYRRIDKIQQRLVAQMPDFLENMVRMAGIGNSLSMAFQSATQNVDPPLRPILDNALTYTRAGMDLDRALQHAAQAYRLRPLEMLAVILGTSIRIGGRSDQILQRMSDFMRDLEEVQRELQATTSETRMSAWVLALLPVGAALSMALMSPDFFQPMFHDPLGKKILLIAVLLELFGGFLLYRLAKSL; encoded by the coding sequence ATGATGATGCCGCTGCTGCTCGGGAGCCTTGCCGTGCTGCTGGTAGCGGTAGCCATGGGCCTGTGGTGGGGGCTGGCCACCCGCGTGCAGCAGCGTGCCGCCGCCAGCCATGCCGACACCCGGCTGTCACGCCCCGATCCGCAGCGCGCCGCCGAAGAAGCCCGCAACCAACGGCCGCCGAGCCAGCGCTGGGCCGAGCTACTACGCCGCGCTGGACTGAAGGACTCAGCGCGCACCCTGCTGCTGATCGCCCTGCCCGGCATCGCCATCACCATCGGCGCGGGCCTGCGGCTTGGCAGCGCCTGGTTTGGCGCATTCGTGCTGCTGCTCTATCTGCTGGGCGTGGCGCTGTGGCTGTACCGCCGCATCGACAAGATCCAGCAACGGCTGGTGGCGCAGATGCCGGATTTCCTCGAGAACATGGTGCGCATGGCTGGCATCGGCAACAGCTTGTCGATGGCCTTCCAGAGCGCCACCCAGAATGTCGATCCGCCGCTGCGGCCCATCCTCGACAATGCCTTGACCTATACCCGCGCCGGCATGGATCTGGACCGCGCCCTGCAACATGCCGCGCAGGCCTACCGGCTGCGCCCGCTGGAAATGCTGGCGGTGATCCTGGGCACCAGCATCCGCATCGGCGGCCGCAGCGACCAGATCCTGCAACGCATGAGCGACTTCATGCGCGACCTGGAAGAAGTGCAGCGCGAGCTGCAGGCCACAACCTCCGAAACCCGCATGTCGGCCTGGGTACTGGCGTTGCTGCCGGTGGGCGCGGCCTTGTCGATGGCACTGATGAGCCCGGATTTCTTCCAGCCCATGTTCCACGACCCGCTGGGCAAGAAGATCCTGCTGATCGCGGTGCTGCTGGAACTGTTTGGCGGATTCCTGTTGTACCGGCTGGCCAAATCGTTATGA